From Hydractinia symbiolongicarpus strain clone_291-10 chromosome 12, HSymV2.1, whole genome shotgun sequence, one genomic window encodes:
- the LOC130621759 gene encoding tetraspanin-31-like: MPRIDASRFAGSKKKVKSFAYTCSRNMLAAINSIFIFIGLILIGITAAAKKEAVIVSIPALGGLIACGVFLLLIAILGLIGAIRHNQIILFFYMIIMSILFILLLAFSVAALAITKDQQQDLIRKGWLALKQSDPVQLKQLEKKLHCCGLDNEIRNTTCEADNKYAKVRCYDQIGGPLDKGLSIAGGVGLFFSFALLLAVYLTVRYRNQKDPRMNADAFL; encoded by the exons ATGCCTAGGATCGACGCTTCCAGATTTGCTGGaagtaaaaagaaagtaaaatccTTTGCTTACACATGTTCCCGAAACATGTTGGCAGCTATAAACTCTATATTTATT tttattggTTTGATCTTGATTGGGATAACTGCAGCCGCAAAAAAAGAAGCAGTAATTGTTTCCATACCAGCTCTTGGTGGATTGATTGCTTGTGGTGTGTTTCTTCTACTGATTGCTATACTTGGATTGATTGGAGCTATACGCCACAACCAAATCATTTTGTTCTTT TATATGATTATTATGAGTATCTTGTTTATTCTGTTGTTGGCTTTCTCTGTCGCAGCCTTGGCTATAACAAAAGACCAACAACAAGACTTGATTCGAAAGGGATGGTTAGCCCTAAAGCAGAGTGACCCAGTTCAGCTTAAACAGCTAGAAAAGAAACTTCATTGTTGTGGTTTAGATAATGAAATTAGAAACACTACATGTGAGGCTGACAATAAA TACGCTAAGGTGCGATGCTATGATCAAATTGGTGGACCTTTGGACAAAGGATTGTCTATTGCTGGAGGTGTTGGACTCTTCTTTTCATTTGCGTTG TTGCTTGCTGTTTATCTGACTGTACGCTATCGAAATCAAAAAGATCCGCGAATGAATGCTGATGCTTTTTTGTGA